AACACCATATTTTGAGGTCAGATTATCAAAATGCCTGTCAAAAGCTCCTTGAGCTTCAATGGAATCTTTTGTTACCTTGATCTTTTTTCCATACAACAGTTGACTATCTACAGATTCCCAAAAAAGAGGAATACTTCCGTTCACTTGAGTgtaagagaaaataaatttttctgtgGTTACCACAATCTCTGTCTCAACAAATAGCGAAATTCTTCCATCTTCACTAATACCCTGCAACTCTAGCGTATCTTGTTTACTCTCAGTTGAAATCCTGGAAATTATGGTTATAGAGGCTGTATTTGGGCCATCCTCTATTAATGCTGTCTTGCAATAACCACGAATTACAAATGTTAAGAACCCTGCGTTAGCAAAAAGTTGTTTCTCCtcatttgaaattttgcttCTCCAGTTGATAACCTCACTTGCCAAATTAGAATTCCAAATAAATGACAAATCTTGGTTATCTACGGTATATTCTAAGTTATGTGATAAGCCGTGGTTTTTCACGATATTAGAGATATCGAAATCCCTagaataataaaatgtTCCATCACTGAATAGTTTTTTCAAGGGACCACAAGGATGTTCATGGATCAATTTATCGTAGTTTTGCTCTGATCTTTCGCAAAGAAGGTAATCGAATACATCGCTTTCTAAGCTGTAAAAGTCAACATCTAATACCTTATAAATGCTCTCCGATGGCCTAACTTGATGATCTATGAGTTTCCATCGAGGAAACCCAACATTCTGAACACCAGATATGACGGCGACATAGATATCGCCATTAAGACAAACGAGTCCTAACAATCCATTAAATATGCAACTTTTGACTTCGAGATAGTTGCTATCGTTTGAAAGATCTGTGTCAGGAAAGGACTTAATTGTTACACTAGGAGTTTTACTTAGTTGACGCTGCTGGGAACTGGCACCTGGTATGCTGCGCAAACGTTGGAAGGATAAACAATAGTTATTGGAAGATATTACAATCGATCGTGATTTTCTACCGATGAAGAGTCTCATTTTAGTGAAATGTGCTCCTAATTCATACGACTAACACAACTTTATATCAATATTCGGTAGTTTAATCTCAGAATGCAGTTCAAAGGTTATATATGTATCAATATTTGTCTCAGCTTTCCGGTGTACAAATGCTTGATAAAGAGATTCGTTTAGCAATTACGCAATGctaaacaagaagaaaaacggGAAATGCTAAAGAGGATAAAACGAAGTTAAGAAtagaagatttgaaaaatagaaGGACATTAACAAGTTGTATTGAAGCTTAATTCCTGATCTGCTATAGTGGGAATTTAGGAATAGAATCGCTTATTCCAGATTCCTAGAACACCCATCccttttaaataaaataataatacgTGGACTACGTAAGAAGATGGAGATACGTATACGCTCGATTTACTTACTATTCTCTGTAGTCACTATGTTATATAACAGAAGTTACAAGGAAAAACAGCATTACTAGGAATATTCGCAATAGTTGTACGACACCGCTAGGAAACGATCTCTGGCATATTTACGGCAAATAAATTAATggacaaaaattttgaggaACTGTGCTATTCATGCCGCACTGGTGATATGGACAATGTCGATCGATTGATTTCTACGGGAGTGAATGTGAATAGTGTTGATAAGTTTGACAACTCGCCACTTTTTTTAGCCAGCCTTTGCGGTCACGAAGGGGTCGTGAAACTTCTACTACAGAGAGGAGCCGTCTGCGATAGAGACAGATATGAAGGAGCTCGATGTATCTATGGAGCATTGACCGATGCTATCAGAGATACCCTTCTAAGCTATGATATATCCAAGGCTGTAGACGTTAAGCAACCCTTTGCTACTCATATCTCATCCATGTATAATGACGAAGGCTTTCTCAAGAGAGATATTTCATTTAGGGTTTCAAATGGACAACTATTCACAGCACATAGGTTCCTATTATGCGCAAGGAGCAACATTCTAGCAGAAAAGATGGTGACTGAGTGGGCGGACCATGAAATTGTATCCATTGAAGTCCGCCCAGAtatttttgagttttttctgaaatttctttacttGATTCCCATTCTACATCAAATTGAACCAGGACAGTACGAGGAGCTTATAGAACTATCTAGTAAATTTAATATTGAATTATTGCCCGAATTTTTAGACAAAGCAAGGCATATTGCCGATCCTACAGAGAAGTCTAGGTTAATGTCAGATTATCAATATAAGTTTACCGAGGTTGCAAGAAGCCAACTTTTAGTTTTTGTGAACAATTGTATTCTCAGATCTACCGTTGATCTTGTCGATAGTGAGCGACGAGCTTTTTCCTTGGTGAACTGTCTCGCTTATCCAGATATCCAACTCGCAGTAAAGAACCGAAATGGAAGCACTCAAATATACCCTTGTCACTTGGCTGTTTTGAACCGTGCAGAATATTTTAGGGCGATGTTCATAAACGACTTTAAGGAAAAGGTTACATATGTAAAAGCTAAACACTTTACAGGGAAGTATAATAGCGTCATTCCAGAACTGACACTCCCCAATTGTGAGTTTGAAGTTGCCGAAATTATTCTCCGCTATTTATATTCTGATAATACAGATATTCCCTGGATGTATGCCGTCGATGTTTTATTACTTGCCGATATACTTTTAGAGGACCGTTTGAAAACGATCGCTTCAACTATTATAACACAATCAAAAGAGTTTATTCAGCAACACAATGTCTTCGACGTACTCTATCTATCATGGGAAATAGGAGTGGAACGCCTAGAACAATTTGCAGCTAAATTTATAGCTATACATTTGCAAGAGTTATATAATGATCCAGAGATTAAAAGGGCAATTGTGTTGAGTTCACAAAGAATTTCTCTCCGCCAGGAAACTGATACTATTGAGCTAGTGGATGATATTAGGTACTATTTGCTCCGAAAATATTCCTTTGAACCGGATGATGTGGAGCTGTTCGAGAACCAAGATGATTTAGAATACTTAAAACAAGTAGGGTATCTTGAATACAGAAAAGATATGGAAATGGTAGATAATATTCTAGCCGATCTGGAACTTGATGTATAGTTTCCGCATTCCAAACTAAGCCTTATATACTTTTACCGTTCAGGACCAATGATTAATATTTATAATAAGTACTACAAGATTCTAAGAATTAATGACtgctttaaaaaaaaaaaaaagaagaattagtTATTCACGTGAATAGTATAAAATAgttttaatttatttttaaatatttgaataaatatatttaatatttattttttttctttaaaatatttatttatgttcttgttttccgaagttttttttcctacTAAATTTCCggataaaaatattttgttatGAGCTACAGTAAATAAGATAATCACGATAGCAATttgtcaaaaaatttggataTACCTTATACTTTACATACAATGCTAACCTCAGTAGGAAATAGATACATAGTATACCTTAAAAAAGTGATCAggatttttgaatgaaaaatataaaaaaattatcttGGGtgaaggaaagaaaattttgtcaCAAGCGAtgtcttttccttttcttttgtcgTAGTTACGTTCGCTTTTTTTGTATGctcttcatcttcgaaGATTTGTGGCGAAACAGAATTAGTTGGCTTTCAACTTATTTAGAAACCACCAGCGAACTTAGTTATTAAGTATACACATGAAAGCCTTTGCGTTTATTTCGAATCTTTATCTTGGACAGAACATTTAACGTTATCTGACGGCATGACAACAGATTTCTGGGAAGTTGATCTATTATTTTGCGTAGAATCTTTTGTATTgttaaaatatttcttttgatagGTTCTATTCTTGTTATTGTAAGGACTTCTATAGTAACCATTCTTGCTATATCCAAAATTCTGATTTTGAGATTGATTTGGAGGGTACTGTGGATAATAAGGGAAAGTGTCAGGATTAGGGTAGGCCATTAAGGGATAGTTCCATTGCCATTGTTGAAAACACTGGTTTTGCATGTTGTAATGTCTGTTAAATCCTGGAATGttagttctttttctaGAGAcagcaatttttttacctttgAGTTCTCCTCCATTTAATTGCAGGGCCTTTTCTCTATATGCCGGACTTTCGAATTCAATATAGCCATAACCTTTTGGTGTTCCTGTGTTTCTATCATAAAGAAGcgttattctttttattagACCACAGTCTTTGAAATGCTCTTCTATTTGTTCCGGGGTGACATCTGGAGTAATGTTACCAACGAAGATAGAACGAGAGTCAGCTTCAAGTTGATGAGCATGTTTCTCTTCCTTGCTTAGCTTTTGCGACACCTGTGGAGTTCCCTCGATAGACAGTTTGCCCACTAGCTCATCCAGCTCGAGCTCTTGTTTGTCGTTCTTTCTACTGTTCGAAGGTTCCGCCTTTGAGGTTGCATTAGTAGCGactttctcttcttggGACATAACAGCAATTACAAGTAACGATACTATATGACAGCAAAGACTAGTTTATGTTGAGGGGTTTGATTGGAGAGTGAAAGTTAAGATTAATTACTtaatcaaaatcaaatttgaaatttgttgCATTTTAAGGTTAGTTTTCGGAGTAGGAAATTGTTgcggttttttttttacttaaCGAATGATTGATAATCTTTTTAATATTCTCCAAGAAACAAGATGTTTAATGTGACGATTGGCATAACCTGAAATGCGGTAGTTAGTGCTTTATGACAGTAAGATTTTTGTACTGGTAGGCTCGGAAGAGTATTTATTGCGCTTGTCGTTGGCCCAAATTTTATGATTTGTTATTTCAACAGTATCCCTatatgaataaaaaaaaatgtaaagaaaatgagtTAGTAGTAAATAATGTCCTTGA
This region of Saccharomyces paradoxus chromosome IX, complete sequence genomic DNA includes:
- a CDS encoding uncharacterized protein (similar to YIL001W) encodes the protein MDKNFEELCYSCRTGDMDNVDRLISTGVNVNSVDKFDNSPLFLASLCGHEGVVKLLLQRGAVCDRDRYEGARCIYGALTDAIRDTLLSYDISKAVDVKQPFATHISSMYNDEGFLKRDISFRVSNGQLFTAHRFLLCARSNILAEKMVTEWADHEIVSIEVRPDIFEFFLKFLYLIPILHQIEPGQYEELIELSSKFNIELLPEFLDKARHIADPTEKSRLMSDYQYKFTEVARSQLLVFVNNCILRSTVDLVDSERRAFSLVNCLAYPDIQLAVKNRNGSTQIYPCHLAVLNRAEYFRAMFINDFKEKVTYVKAKHFTGKYNSVIPELTLPNCEFEVAEIILRYLYSDNTDIPWMYAVDVLLLADILLEDRLKTIASTIITQSKEFIQQHNVFDVLYLSWEIGVERLEQFAAKFIAIHLQELYNDPEIKRAIVLSSQRISLRQETDTIELVDDIRYYLLRKYSFEPDDVELFENQDDLEYLKQVGYLEYRKDMEMVDNILADLELDV
- the SGN1 gene encoding Sgn1p (Cytoplasmic RNA-binding protein~similar to YIR001C); this encodes MSQEEKVATNATSKAEPSNSRKNDKQELELDELVGKLSIEGTPQVSQKLSKEEKHAHQLEADSRSIFVGNITPDVTPEQIEEHFKDCGLIKRITLLYDRNTGTPKGYGYIEFESPAYREKALQLNGGELKGKKIAVSRKRTNIPGFNRHYNMQNQCFQQWQWNYPLMAYPNPDTFPYYPQYPPNQSQNQNFGYSKNGYYRSPYNNKNRTYQKKYFNNTKDSTQNNRSTSQKSVVMPSDNVKCSVQDKDSK